One stretch of Chryseobacterium fluminis DNA includes these proteins:
- a CDS encoding polysaccharide biosynthesis C-terminal domain-containing protein gives MKKIGITGQNGFVGSHLYNTIGLHPEKFEIINFEKEFFDDQDKLNKFVRQCDVIVHLAAMNRNPDPEVIYNNNIDLVKKIIQALESTDSKAHVIFSSSSQEEKDNLYGKSKKEGRQLLAEWAENSGGKFTGMVIPNVFGPFGKPNYNSFIATFCYKLTHGETPTIDHDGEVNLIYVGELIQEIIQEIESNESKKVCEISPTSVNKVSEVLQKLENYKKLYFENGEIPALETNFDLNLFNTFRCYFDIRNHYPVKFTQHTDPRGAFVEVIRLGIGGQCSFSTTVPGITRGNHFHTRKIERFAVIRGKALIQLRKIDTEEVLDFYLDGNEPAYVDMPVWYTHNIKNIGEEELYTIFWINEAFNPEDSDTYFVEV, from the coding sequence ATGAAAAAAATTGGTATTACCGGACAAAATGGATTTGTCGGTTCGCATCTATATAATACAATAGGTTTACACCCTGAAAAGTTTGAAATAATAAATTTCGAAAAAGAATTCTTTGACGATCAGGATAAATTAAACAAATTTGTTCGACAGTGTGATGTTATAGTGCATCTTGCGGCTATGAACAGAAATCCGGATCCTGAAGTGATTTATAACAATAATATCGATCTGGTAAAGAAGATCATTCAGGCTTTGGAAAGTACAGATTCTAAAGCACATGTTATTTTCTCATCATCCTCCCAGGAGGAAAAAGATAATCTTTACGGGAAATCCAAAAAAGAGGGCAGACAGCTTTTAGCAGAATGGGCGGAAAATTCAGGCGGAAAATTTACAGGAATGGTCATTCCAAATGTTTTCGGGCCTTTCGGAAAACCCAATTACAATTCTTTTATTGCTACTTTTTGCTATAAACTGACTCACGGAGAAACACCCACGATAGATCATGACGGCGAAGTAAACCTGATTTATGTAGGTGAACTTATTCAGGAGATTATTCAGGAAATTGAAAGCAATGAATCAAAAAAAGTATGTGAGATTTCACCTACTTCTGTGAATAAAGTATCTGAAGTTCTTCAGAAATTGGAAAATTATAAGAAATTATATTTTGAAAACGGAGAAATTCCGGCTTTGGAAACAAATTTTGATCTAAATCTTTTTAACACATTCCGCTGCTATTTTGATATCAGAAACCATTATCCTGTAAAATTTACCCAACATACAGATCCCAGAGGAGCGTTTGTTGAAGTGATAAGACTTGGAATCGGCGGACAGTGTTCTTTTTCTACCACAGTACCTGGAATTACAAGAGGAAATCATTTTCACACAAGAAAAATTGAAAGGTTTGCTGTTATTAGAGGAAAGGCATTAATTCAATTGAGAAAAATCGATACAGAGGAGGTTCTTGATTTTTATCTGGATGGTAATGAGCCGGCCTATGTAGACATGCCTGTTTGGTATACCCATAATATTAAAAACATAGGAGAAGAAGAGCTGTATACGATCTTTTGGATCAATGAAGCATTTAATCCTGAAGATTCAGATACTTATTTTGTTGAAGTCTAA
- a CDS encoding WxcM-like domain-containing protein, with protein MEIPKMISGGKYSDERGHIIFNNDFDISEIKRIYCIENTDTDFIRGWTGHKVQQRWFSAVQGSFTIKLIKIDNWEAPSKKLDISEFRVNSESLNIIYIPGGYATAIQAVESGSKLLVMSDYSFGEIVDDYRFPIGYFEKLK; from the coding sequence ATGGAGATTCCCAAAATGATCAGCGGCGGAAAGTATTCGGATGAAAGAGGGCATATTATTTTTAATAATGATTTTGATATCTCTGAAATTAAAAGAATTTACTGTATAGAAAATACGGATACCGATTTTATAAGAGGCTGGACCGGTCATAAGGTTCAGCAAAGATGGTTTTCTGCTGTTCAGGGAAGTTTTACCATAAAGTTAATAAAAATTGATAATTGGGAAGCTCCGTCAAAAAAACTGGATATTTCAGAATTCAGAGTGAACTCTGAATCATTAAATATAATTTATATTCCGGGAGGGTACGCGACTGCAATTCAGGCTGTCGAAAGTGGCTCTAAACTGCTTGTTATGTCGGATTATTCCTTTGGGGAGATCGTGGATGATTATCGTTTCCCGATAGGTTATTTTGAAAAATTAAAATAA
- a CDS encoding polysaccharide biosynthesis protein: MQIQNKTLLITGGTGSFGTAVLRKFINTEHFKEIRIFSRDEKKQDDMRNQFKNDKLKFYIGDVRDYKSIESAMRGVDYVFHAAALKQVPSCEFFPMQAVKTNVEGTQNVIDAAAENKVKKVICLSTDKAAYPINAMGISKAMMEKVAVAASRNLDETVVCLTRYGNVMASRGSVIPLFTKQIKEGGDITITDPNMTRFLMSLEEAVDLVLFAFEHGNPGDLFVNKAPAGTIGDLAQALKEMFKADNPIKIIGTRHGEKLYETLCTREEMIKAEDMGDFYRIPADNRDLNYAQYFSEGSRDISTIEDYHSHNTEQQGVEGMKKLLMKLPLIRKEILGEDLLQYPD; the protein is encoded by the coding sequence ATGCAAATACAAAATAAAACACTGCTCATTACAGGCGGAACAGGTTCTTTCGGTACCGCAGTCTTGAGAAAGTTTATCAATACAGAACATTTTAAAGAAATCCGTATTTTTTCTCGTGACGAAAAAAAACAGGATGATATGAGAAACCAGTTTAAAAACGATAAACTGAAATTTTATATCGGTGATGTAAGGGACTATAAGAGTATTGAGTCCGCGATGAGAGGAGTGGATTATGTTTTTCATGCTGCTGCTTTGAAACAGGTTCCTTCCTGTGAATTTTTTCCGATGCAGGCTGTAAAAACCAATGTGGAAGGAACACAAAATGTGATAGATGCCGCAGCAGAAAATAAAGTTAAAAAAGTAATTTGCTTAAGCACAGATAAAGCAGCTTATCCTATTAATGCCATGGGAATCTCCAAGGCAATGATGGAAAAAGTTGCTGTTGCCGCTTCCAGAAATTTAGACGAAACAGTGGTCTGTCTTACCCGCTACGGAAATGTAATGGCTTCCAGAGGTTCTGTTATTCCTTTATTTACAAAACAGATCAAAGAAGGAGGTGACATTACCATTACGGATCCCAACATGACGCGTTTCCTGATGTCATTGGAAGAAGCTGTGGATTTAGTATTATTCGCTTTTGAACATGGAAATCCGGGAGATCTTTTCGTAAATAAAGCACCGGCGGGCACCATTGGAGATCTGGCTCAGGCTTTGAAAGAAATGTTTAAGGCAGATAATCCAATAAAAATTATCGGAACCCGACATGGCGAAAAATTATACGAAACCCTTTGTACCCGTGAAGAAATGATTAAAGCCGAGGATATGGGAGACTTCTATAGGATTCCTGCGGATAACAGAGATCTGAATTATGCACAATATTTCTCTGAAGGAAGCAGAGATATATCCACAATTGAAGATTACCATTCTCATAATACCGAACAGCAGGGTGTTGAGGGGATGAAAAAACTGCTGATGAAACTTCCGTTGATTAGAAAAGAAATTTTAGGGGAAGATCTTCTACAGTATCCTGATTAA
- a CDS encoding AglZ/HisF2 family acetamidino modification protein — MLRPRIIVSLLLENEGLVKTKKFKDPRYIGDPINTVKIFNEKKVDELCIFDIGATTQKYEPNYDLIAKIAAQSGMPICYGGGIKSAEQAQKIFNLGIEKIAVSSVIFTEPDIIESIAEKVGVQSVVAVLDIKKKMFGGYEIYINNGKKVITEDVFSLVSRLEKKGVGEIIINNIDLDGTGKGYDFSLIEKITEKLAIPVTVVGGAGSLNDIKKLIEHFGIIGAAAGSLFVFKGKYNAVLINYPDHELKNTLY; from the coding sequence ATGCTGAGACCAAGAATTATAGTTAGCTTGCTGTTGGAAAATGAGGGTTTGGTAAAGACTAAAAAATTTAAAGACCCCAGATATATAGGTGACCCTATCAACACAGTGAAAATCTTCAATGAAAAAAAAGTTGACGAACTTTGTATTTTTGATATAGGCGCCACTACCCAAAAATATGAACCCAATTATGATCTTATTGCCAAGATTGCAGCCCAGTCCGGGATGCCGATTTGCTACGGCGGAGGCATAAAAAGTGCAGAGCAGGCACAGAAAATTTTTAATCTCGGTATTGAAAAGATTGCTGTGAGCAGTGTTATTTTTACAGAACCCGATATCATCGAATCTATTGCAGAAAAAGTAGGGGTTCAAAGTGTGGTTGCTGTCCTGGATATTAAGAAGAAAATGTTCGGAGGTTATGAGATTTATATTAATAACGGAAAAAAAGTAATTACAGAAGATGTCTTTTCGCTCGTTTCCAGATTGGAAAAAAAAGGAGTCGGCGAAATAATAATTAACAATATAGATTTAGATGGAACAGGAAAAGGATATGATTTCAGCCTTATTGAAAAAATAACCGAAAAACTAGCAATCCCGGTAACAGTAGTGGGAGGAGCCGGCTCCCTAAATGATATAAAAAAATTAATTGAACATTTCGGTATAATTGGAGCAGCTGCCGGCAGTCTTTTTGTTTTCAAGGGGAAATATAATGCTGTCCTTATCAATTATCCGGATCATGAATTAAAAAATACTCTTTACTAA
- the hisH gene encoding imidazole glycerol phosphate synthase subunit HisH, producing the protein MITIINYGIGNINAFVNIYKRLDIPVNIAATVDDLNNKVDKIILPGVGSFDYAMQRLTDSGMVDRLNELVLQEKKQVLGICVGMQLMAESSDEGTLNGLGWIKGQVKKLNVENIHHRSKLPHMGWNDVEPAKNHSIFNEINEKQLFYFLHSYYYKLENPENCLAVTHYGQTFASIIGKDNILGIQCHPEKSHEAGELFLKNFAKL; encoded by the coding sequence ATGATCACAATTATAAATTACGGAATAGGAAATATAAATGCTTTTGTAAATATTTATAAAAGATTAGATATACCGGTAAATATAGCTGCAACTGTTGATGACTTAAATAATAAGGTAGATAAAATTATTCTGCCGGGTGTAGGTTCATTTGATTATGCGATGCAAAGGCTTACTGATTCAGGTATGGTAGACCGGTTAAATGAGCTTGTATTACAGGAAAAAAAGCAGGTATTGGGGATCTGCGTGGGAATGCAGCTTATGGCGGAATCCAGTGACGAAGGAACATTAAACGGATTGGGATGGATTAAGGGGCAGGTGAAAAAACTAAATGTAGAAAATATTCATCACCGGTCTAAATTACCACATATGGGATGGAACGATGTAGAGCCGGCAAAGAATCACAGTATTTTTAATGAGATCAATGAAAAACAGCTTTTTTATTTTTTACATTCTTATTATTATAAGCTTGAAAATCCTGAAAACTGTCTGGCTGTGACTCATTATGGACAAACATTTGCCAGTATTATCGGCAAGGATAATATTTTAGGGATACAGTGTCATCCGGAAAAAAGCCATGAGGCTGGAGAGCTGTTTTTAAAGAATTTTGCTAAATTATAA
- a CDS encoding N-acetyl sugar amidotransferase yields the protein MRNYQICTKTIMDTSDPRISFNAAGESDYYTNFMNSILPEWNYGVGKEDELNKISEKIKKSSLNRDFDCIIGVSGGLDSSYAVYVAKEIMGLNPLLYHVDAGWNSHQATGNIEKLINGLNLELYTDVINWEEMKDLQRAFFYSQIPELDYPQDTAFFSSLYKFAKKNKIKYILTGANYSTECCREPEEWGAYPGIDRVLINDIYKKFGNKKLKTFPIIDILMYKVFYKYFVGMKVIHPLNYVPYVKKDVEKLLQEKFGWQPFQHKHHESRFTRFYEDFWLPKKFGFHKRRAHFSSLILTGQMSRDEALERIAKPELDELTLKNEFEFVAHKMGFKVEELWEIFKGKNRTYKDFKSKRGLIGMGIVITRMLGLERRLFR from the coding sequence ATGAGAAACTATCAAATTTGTACAAAAACTATAATGGACACTTCAGACCCCAGGATTTCTTTTAATGCTGCCGGAGAAAGTGATTATTATACTAATTTTATGAATAGTATTCTTCCGGAGTGGAATTATGGAGTGGGCAAAGAAGATGAATTAAATAAAATTTCAGAGAAAATAAAAAAAAGCTCTTTAAACAGAGATTTTGATTGTATTATTGGTGTAAGCGGAGGATTGGACAGCTCCTATGCCGTTTATGTTGCCAAAGAAATTATGGGTCTTAACCCCTTACTATATCATGTCGATGCGGGCTGGAATTCACATCAGGCTACCGGCAATATAGAAAAACTGATTAACGGACTGAATTTAGAACTTTATACGGATGTTATCAATTGGGAAGAAATGAAAGATCTGCAACGAGCCTTTTTCTATTCTCAAATCCCGGAGTTGGATTACCCTCAGGATACTGCTTTTTTTTCGAGTTTATATAAATTCGCCAAAAAGAATAAGATCAAATATATCCTGACCGGTGCCAATTACAGTACAGAATGTTGCCGTGAGCCGGAAGAATGGGGGGCATATCCTGGAATAGATAGAGTTCTGATTAATGATATTTATAAAAAATTCGGAAATAAAAAACTTAAAACATTTCCGATAATCGACATTCTTATGTATAAGGTTTTCTATAAGTATTTTGTCGGAATGAAAGTGATTCATCCTCTGAATTATGTGCCGTATGTAAAAAAAGATGTAGAGAAATTACTTCAGGAAAAATTCGGATGGCAGCCCTTTCAGCATAAACATCATGAATCGAGGTTCACCAGATTTTATGAGGACTTTTGGTTACCGAAAAAATTTGGATTTCATAAGAGACGGGCGCATTTTTCAAGCTTAATCTTAACAGGACAGATGTCCAGAGATGAAGCACTGGAGAGAATTGCAAAACCGGAGCTTGATGAACTTACTTTAAAAAATGAATTTGAATTTGTAGCCCATAAAATGGGATTTAAAGTAGAGGAATTATGGGAGATATTCAAAGGAAAAAACAGAACTTATAAAGATTTTAAATCTAAACGGGGGCTGATAGGAATGGGGATTGTTATCACCCGAATGTTAGGGTTAGAAAGAAGGCTATTCAGATGA
- a CDS encoding glycosyltransferase: MKNTGVSICMAVYNGNKYIEGQLISILNQLHEEDEIIIVNDFSRDNTIEIIEGFQDPRIKIFHNEKNKGHVKSFEKAISLSTNELIFLSDQDDIWMPGKITFFKKYFEEQKVQLISSSFICFDNDYNINSDDKYKLYNSDSTKYYENIFRIFKGNIPYFGCAMGFRREFLEVILPFPDYVEAHDLWIGMAANIVKSNLHIEENSILHRIHDANATPLQRPFFKKIKSRIIFIKSYLELRKRNKYFDIFKT; encoded by the coding sequence ATGAAAAATACGGGCGTATCGATATGCATGGCAGTTTACAACGGAAATAAATATATAGAAGGACAATTGATTTCCATTCTTAATCAGTTACATGAGGAGGATGAAATCATTATTGTGAATGATTTCTCCAGAGACAATACTATCGAAATTATCGAAGGATTTCAGGATCCGCGGATAAAAATTTTCCATAATGAAAAGAATAAGGGACATGTAAAATCATTTGAAAAAGCGATCAGCCTTTCTACAAATGAGTTGATATTTTTAAGTGATCAGGACGATATTTGGATGCCCGGAAAGATTACTTTTTTCAAAAAATATTTTGAAGAACAAAAAGTTCAGTTAATTTCATCAAGCTTTATTTGCTTTGATAATGATTATAATATTAATAGTGACGATAAATATAAATTGTATAATAGCGATTCTACAAAATATTATGAAAATATATTCAGAATATTTAAAGGGAATATCCCATACTTTGGATGCGCCATGGGATTTAGAAGAGAATTTTTAGAGGTGATTCTGCCTTTTCCTGATTATGTAGAAGCACACGATTTATGGATCGGAATGGCGGCAAATATTGTTAAATCCAATTTACATATTGAAGAAAACAGTATCTTGCACAGAATCCATGATGCTAATGCCACTCCTTTACAACGTCCCTTTTTCAAAAAAATAAAATCCAGAATTATTTTTATAAAATCATATCTGGAACTTAGAAAGAGAAATAAATATTTTGATATATTTAAAACATAA
- a CDS encoding glycosyltransferase family protein — protein sequence MHVFIFDNTDIEDWNLVIPVFEDIELKYINDKRNPGISFAYNTIAGYARNNNCNYITFLDQDTELPDNFYDIYKKYSLMDYPLCVPQIFADNRLVSPSRYINFRSVLYENFDTDELALKGNSCINTGMMIKNEIFFLNNGYNPKLRLDFCDHEFIERLSQFDLRMKIMPIRINQNFSFLDNTEKQDIFRYTLFIKDLKAYARSTNKQMKMFFYVDLPRLASLTLRHRSLAFVKIRLKS from the coding sequence ATGCATGTTTTTATTTTTGATAATACCGATATTGAAGACTGGAACTTAGTGATACCTGTTTTTGAAGATATCGAGCTTAAGTACATCAATGACAAAAGAAATCCGGGAATTTCTTTTGCGTATAATACCATTGCTGGCTATGCCCGAAATAATAACTGCAATTACATTACATTCTTAGATCAGGATACGGAACTGCCCGATAATTTTTATGATATTTATAAAAAATATTCATTAATGGATTATCCTTTATGTGTTCCGCAAATTTTTGCTGATAACAGATTGGTATCTCCGAGTCGCTATATAAATTTCAGATCTGTTTTGTATGAAAATTTTGATACTGATGAGTTAGCTCTTAAAGGAAATTCCTGTATCAATACAGGAATGATGATTAAAAATGAAATATTTTTCCTGAATAATGGATATAATCCTAAATTAAGATTAGATTTCTGTGATCATGAATTTATAGAAAGGCTATCTCAATTTGACTTAAGAATGAAAATAATGCCGATTAGAATTAATCAGAATTTTTCATTTTTAGACAATACAGAAAAACAGGATATTTTCAGGTATACATTATTTATAAAAGATCTAAAAGCATATGCACGTTCTACCAATAAACAAATGAAGATGTTCTTTTATGTCGATTTACCAAGATTGGCAAGTCTTACTTTGCGGCACAGAAGTTTAGCATTTGTAAAAATCAGATTAAAGTCATAA
- a CDS encoding EpsG family protein, giving the protein MEIYYLLFIFITVLGILPIDRKLKTSVIIAVLTIFAGTRVDIDSDYPLYRDVFNFIPDTFSEYKKLYEFESCLYFVTEFSRSIFYTKEHIVNFSFLTFAFLGVTTKIISISKYANYYVLSILIYLTNLFFIQEMTTIRAGVAAGIFLLAIPDMIEKRYWLFFLKVALCFVFHSSSVFFIIVFVIIKFIPNLKYYYIGLAGAFILLVLNLDIVSLLRLDLIFPKVAVYLEIMRWLDEEKVNLFNFRIIFSMFFFFYFAYHYKKYIKDDPYFDTLFKIHIISLILFFALSLSAVTFSLRSFELLSVIQILLYPLLIKTLAPKFKIWGYAAIIIICIFQLYYTVEISGIFKPYKTWL; this is encoded by the coding sequence ATGGAAATCTATTATTTATTATTTATATTTATAACCGTCTTGGGTATACTACCGATTGACAGAAAACTCAAAACATCTGTCATTATAGCTGTTCTGACTATTTTTGCTGGGACAAGAGTAGATATCGACAGCGATTATCCTTTATATCGAGATGTATTTAATTTTATTCCTGATACCTTTTCCGAATATAAAAAACTCTATGAATTTGAAAGCTGTCTCTATTTTGTAACAGAATTTTCGAGATCTATTTTTTATACAAAAGAACATATCGTTAATTTTTCATTTTTAACCTTTGCATTTCTGGGAGTGACTACAAAAATCATTTCTATTTCGAAGTATGCGAACTATTATGTACTATCAATTTTAATATATCTCACAAACCTGTTCTTTATACAAGAAATGACCACGATAAGGGCAGGGGTGGCTGCGGGGATATTTTTACTCGCCATACCGGATATGATTGAAAAGAGATACTGGTTGTTTTTCCTGAAAGTAGCTTTATGTTTTGTATTCCACTCGAGTAGCGTATTTTTTATTATTGTTTTTGTTATAATAAAATTTATTCCTAATCTTAAATATTACTACATAGGCCTGGCTGGTGCTTTTATACTGTTAGTTTTAAATCTGGATATTGTATCTCTGCTAAGACTTGATTTAATATTTCCAAAAGTAGCGGTTTACCTGGAAATTATGCGGTGGCTGGATGAAGAGAAAGTAAATTTATTTAACTTCAGAATTATTTTCTCCATGTTTTTCTTTTTTTACTTTGCTTATCATTATAAGAAGTATATTAAAGATGATCCCTACTTCGATACATTGTTCAAAATACATATCATCTCACTGATACTTTTCTTCGCTTTAAGTTTATCAGCAGTAACTTTTTCCTTGCGTTCTTTTGAACTCTTAAGTGTAATACAGATACTTTTATACCCTTTACTGATAAAAACACTGGCCCCTAAATTTAAAATCTGGGGATATGCTGCTATTATCATTATTTGTATATTTCAGCTTTATTATACTGTAGAGATATCAGGTATCTTTAAACCATATAAAACCTGGCTTTAA
- a CDS encoding glycosyltransferase family 4 protein codes for MKIIIPLIGAFGKSGGYRVLSQLANFWIKMGNEVTFLSHNNGEDPYFPTDADIMYYDNSGNVESSKINIKPKSVFDFFILRKALKKALDKMEADVVLANHSFTADPLKKSIIKAKKFYYVQAYEPEYFYHRNLKDFILKRASEKSYRLGLNTIVNASMYMDYKGIKTHRVVFPGLDLDIFKPLSKIKNDSKIILGTIGRVEAYKGTSYIIEAFKKLRKSHGEKIELHVAFGEKHLEETEGITVVIPQGDNELAEYYNSLHIYISAGTVQLDAVHYPVIEAMACKTPVITTGYYPSNKNNSWIVPIKNADAIAEEVDHVLRDPDQIKKVKTGYTDIKEFDWNNIAGKMLKYFKE; via the coding sequence ATGAAAATTATAATTCCCCTTATAGGCGCTTTCGGGAAATCGGGAGGCTACAGGGTTTTATCACAATTGGCCAACTTTTGGATCAAAATGGGGAATGAGGTAACATTTTTATCTCATAACAATGGTGAAGATCCTTATTTTCCTACTGATGCGGACATAATGTACTATGATAATTCAGGTAATGTTGAAAGCAGCAAAATAAATATAAAACCAAAATCTGTTTTCGACTTTTTTATATTAAGAAAGGCTCTTAAAAAGGCACTTGATAAAATGGAAGCTGATGTCGTTTTGGCAAATCATTCTTTTACAGCTGATCCTTTAAAAAAATCTATCATTAAAGCAAAGAAATTTTATTATGTTCAGGCTTACGAACCGGAATATTTTTACCACAGGAATTTAAAAGATTTTATACTTAAAAGAGCCAGTGAAAAATCTTATAGGCTAGGGTTAAATACAATAGTAAATGCGTCTATGTATATGGATTATAAAGGGATAAAAACCCACCGGGTTGTTTTTCCCGGCTTGGATCTTGATATTTTCAAACCTCTGTCTAAAATTAAAAACGATTCAAAGATCATACTGGGAACCATAGGGAGAGTGGAGGCATATAAAGGAACTTCATATATTATTGAGGCTTTTAAAAAATTGAGGAAATCCCACGGTGAAAAAATAGAATTACATGTAGCTTTCGGAGAAAAGCATCTGGAAGAAACAGAAGGCATCACCGTAGTAATACCTCAGGGAGATAACGAATTGGCTGAATACTATAATTCTCTGCATATATACATCAGTGCGGGAACAGTTCAGCTGGATGCAGTACATTATCCTGTTATTGAAGCGATGGCCTGCAAAACACCGGTCATTACAACAGGTTATTATCCTTCCAATAAAAATAATTCCTGGATTGTACCGATAAAAAATGCAGACGCAATTGCCGAGGAAGTTGACCATGTACTTAGAGATCCGGATCAAATTAAAAAAGTAAAAACGGGTTATACAGACATCAAAGAATTTGACTGGAACAATATAGCAGGAAAAATGCTGAAATATTTTAAAGAGTAA
- a CDS encoding oligosaccharide flippase family protein, whose protein sequence is MKSQKESSKQILKSISIFGGVQVFLIIINLVKVKAVAMFIGVDGVGQFSIFNNILTLITLFAYLGLNFSAVRSISLSFEENDHQKIKRTYNVFNYWTILCAFFGMIITLIGAKYISLASFDNDSRKLEISILSLGVLFTILYNGNNAFLQGSRKLKEMARSSFLSALMGVAISVPLFYLFKQEAIVYSIVLTALLSFLFSYFLVKKSKIGSMKIPVREIWNEGGEMVKLGLVMMISSFIGTLVTYLINIFIVKFGSLTDLGLFSAGSGITTQYIGVVFTAMAADYFPKLSSISNDRDKVNDLVNNQGEILLIIVCPILLALISFAPLLISILLSEKFLAISTFIGIMSLAMLFKAASYPIGYISFAKGDKKVFFLFEGILNSVLILLGHTLGYYFGGINGIAWGVLILYIVYFVSINVLTRNKYHFVLRKEYLHILVVSTLILGLGLSNVLFIDHIYLRYANTMILGLFSVYYSYNKMNKKMDISIFIKSKIEKFKNKKK, encoded by the coding sequence ATGAAATCTCAAAAAGAATCATCAAAACAAATCCTTAAATCCATCTCTATATTTGGAGGCGTGCAGGTTTTTTTGATAATTATCAATTTAGTGAAGGTAAAAGCTGTTGCTATGTTCATCGGGGTAGATGGAGTAGGACAGTTTTCTATTTTTAATAATATTCTTACTTTAATCACTCTTTTTGCCTACCTGGGCTTAAACTTTAGTGCTGTAAGAAGTATCTCATTATCATTTGAAGAAAATGATCATCAAAAAATAAAAAGGACATATAACGTATTTAATTACTGGACCATTTTATGTGCTTTTTTTGGGATGATCATTACTTTAATTGGGGCTAAGTATATCAGTTTGGCTTCATTTGATAATGATTCACGTAAATTAGAAATCTCTATTTTGTCTTTGGGAGTACTTTTTACCATATTGTATAACGGTAATAATGCCTTTCTTCAGGGAAGCAGGAAACTTAAAGAGATGGCAAGATCATCTTTTTTAAGTGCCCTTATGGGAGTGGCTATAAGCGTTCCTCTGTTTTATCTTTTTAAACAGGAAGCTATCGTATATTCTATAGTACTTACCGCTTTGTTATCCTTTCTTTTTTCTTATTTTTTAGTCAAAAAAAGTAAGATAGGAAGTATGAAAATTCCTGTTCGTGAAATTTGGAATGAAGGAGGTGAAATGGTAAAGCTAGGCCTGGTTATGATGATATCATCCTTTATTGGAACTTTGGTAACGTATTTAATTAATATTTTTATTGTTAAATTTGGCTCTTTAACTGATTTGGGCTTGTTTTCTGCGGGTAGTGGAATAACGACCCAATATATAGGCGTTGTATTTACGGCAATGGCCGCAGATTATTTTCCAAAATTATCCTCAATTTCAAATGACCGGGACAAGGTAAACGATCTGGTCAATAATCAGGGAGAAATTCTGTTAATCATTGTTTGTCCGATATTACTCGCACTGATATCCTTCGCGCCGTTACTGATATCGATTTTGTTAAGTGAGAAGTTTCTGGCAATTTCCACGTTTATAGGTATCATGTCTTTAGCAATGCTTTTTAAAGCTGCATCTTATCCTATAGGATATATTTCATTTGCAAAGGGAGATAAAAAGGTTTTCTTTTTATTTGAGGGTATACTGAATAGTGTCCTTATCTTATTAGGGCACACATTGGGATATTATTTTGGAGGTATTAACGGTATTGCCTGGGGAGTCCTAATATTGTATATTGTCTATTTTGTAAGTATTAATGTATTAACAAGAAATAAATATCATTTTGTATTGCGAAAGGAATATCTTCATATTTTGGTGGTTTCTACACTGATATTAGGACTGGGGCTTTCAAATGTTTTATTTATTGATCATATTTATTTGAGATATGCCAACACGATGATATTAGGACTGTTTTCAGTATATTATTCGTACAATAAAATGAATAAAAAGATGGATATTTCTATATTTATTAAAAGTAAAATAGAAAAATTTAAAAATAAGAAAAAATGA